The Salegentibacter sp. Hel_I_6 region CTCGTTCGGGATATTCAATAGACAGGCAAACGGCCCTGGTTTTTATAGTAAAGAAGGAGAATACCGGATGAAACCTATGGCTGCCGGAAATGAGCTCGTAATTGTTCCTGAAGACGAAAAACAAACCCTTAAGATTGAAAATCTCAAAAACAATGAACTACAATTGCTCGACGGACGCGCAAAACATAGCAATGGCTGGTTCATCGTCCGCTCCCTCGTACCGGCAGGAGCTACAAATAATGCCATTGAATGGCTTATTAGCCCAAATGCTGTTGAAAATTATACTTATAGTCCTGTAGTGCAGGTTTCCCAGGTAGGGTATCACCCGGCTCAGGAAAAAATTGCAGTGATAGAGACAGATAAACTGGATAAAAATCCTCAACAAGTAACACTTCTCCGTATCGAAAATCAGGGTGGAAAAACAGAAGTAATTTCGAAATCTCCGCAGGAATGGGGTGATTTCTTGAGGTATAAATATTATCAGTTAGATTTTTCGGCAATTAAAGAACCCGGAATGTACCAGTTACAATATGGCGATTATGTAACAGAACCTTTTCAAATAGCTGAAGATGTATTTCAAAGAGATGTCTGGCAGCCAACTTTGGAATATTTCCTGCCGGTGCAAATGTGCCATATGCTGGTTAATGACCGCTATAAGATTTGGCACGGTCGCTGCCATCTCGATGATGCAAGAATGGCTCCTTTAGATCATAACCATTTTGATGGCTATATTCAAGCCAGTAAAACCTTCACTGATTTTCAACCAGGAGAGCACGTGCCAGGCCTAAATATGGGAGGATGGCATGATGCGGGAGATTTTGATCTACGGGTAGAATCACAGGCTTCTACTATCCAGGGTCTATCACACATTTATGAATTATTCAATGTAGAATATGACAATACTACAATAAATCAGGATACAAAAACAGTAGATATGCTTCAACCAGATGGGAAGGCGGATATTCTTCAGCAAATAGAACACGGGGCCTTATCTGTTGTGGGAGGATATAAGGCGCTAGGGAGATTCTACCGGGGCATCATTGTTCCTACTAATGACCAATATATTTTGTTGGGCGACCCGGTAAATCATTCAGACGGGATAGCTTTTGACAAAGTGTTTAAACAAGACTTTTTAGAAAATATATCCTGGGGTGAAAAGGGAGACCAGGATGACCGTTGGGTTTTTACAGAAGAAAATCCGCAGAGAGAACTTAGTGCAGCAGCAGGATTGGCAGCAACCGCCAGAGCCCTAAAAGATTTTAATCCATTATTAGCAGAAGATTGTTTAGAAATTGCCAGTGAGGTATGGGATATTACCGAAACCGATAATCCTTTACATAAATTGGAGCTCGCTGTTGAATTACTTCAAACCACCGGGGAAAAAAAATATGCCGATTTCCTTACCGGAAATACCCAATTGATAACTGAAAATATTAATAGAACAGGATGGATAGTGGGGCGTGCTTTTTCACAAATAAAAAATGAGCAGTTTAAAGAGGAAGTAAGAACTGCTGTTAAAGGATACTTGAGTGAAGTAAAAGAACTGGAGAAGAAAACACCATATGGATTGCCTTACGAACCCGATATTTGGGGAGCAGGTTGGGGAATCCAAAGTTTTGGGGTTCAGCAGTATTTTTTACATAAAAATTTCCCTGAAATATTTCCTAAAGATTATATGCTACACGCTATGAATTTTATTCTTGGTGTACATCCTGGGGTAAACACCTCATCCTTTGCATCTGGAGTTGGTTCCAGATCACTTTTACAAGCTTACGGAATTAACCGAGGAGATTTCTCTTTCACGCCGGGGGGAATTGGTTCAGGAACTGCTTTAATAAGACCAGATTTTCCTGAACTTCTAGAATGGCCCTTCCTTTGGCAACAAACCGAATATGTTCTGGGTGGTGGGACTACAGATTATTTATTTCTTATTCTCGCGGCAGATAATTTATTGAGTAGTGAAAATTAATTATCCCTGTAATCAATATCAACATTATAATTTAAAGTCTGAGAAATGAAGTATTTTTTTAGTTTTTACTATGTTTTATATTCATAGCATGTAGTAATGATGGCTCTACGCGTTAGAAAATGATGTGAAAGGATGATCCCAAATGGCTGGTTTTCTTTTTAATTTCAAGCCTATCTTTACAGAAAATTAATAATAATTGACATAAAATAAGTGGGAAAAAACTAAATTTATACTTCATCTTAAAAAACTATGATAGTGTTTGATTTATTGAAAAACAAATTCATCTTTCACCCGCAACCGATTGCAATTTTACTGCTTCCTAAAACAACCTATTACTTTTGAAAAAAAAAACAGTATTTAAGCTAATTGCTATTGTCTTCCCCGTTTTTGTAATTCTAGTGGTGGAAGTAATGCTCCGAGTATTTGGATATGGCGAAAATTATGAGCTTTTTCACAAGGTAATCTCTGAAAATGACACCGAATATTATGAAATGAATTCTGATATTTCTAAAAAATATTTTAAGAATACAGGATTTAGTTCAGATAATCAATCAGATTTGTTCTTAAAGAATAAATCTGATAGTACATTTAGAATTTTTGTTCAGGGGGCGTCCACAGTAGTAGGTTTTCCTTTTTATAAAAATGGTTCCTTTCCCAGGATACTGAAACATAGACTATCAAGAACTTTTCCTGACAAAAATATAGAAATAATAAACACGGGAATTACCGCAGTTAACTCTTATAC contains the following coding sequences:
- a CDS encoding glycoside hydrolase family 9 protein; its protein translation is MRSLLSILAILSFLPSLAQKNSSEILSINEQEYLEMRGLNVMLAHDFYPESHQGGVGIIQNGIRVATNGDLRLEPAPGQWQPVPKVGERQVDWKKQEISVKMSYPDPDKNRKGFNPIEYPDLDLSYTLKVVPQGKSFKIIIDLEEPLPQEWVGKVGMNIELFPGILFGKSYYMDNSFGIFNRQANGPGFYSKEGEYRMKPMAAGNELVIVPEDEKQTLKIENLKNNELQLLDGRAKHSNGWFIVRSLVPAGATNNAIEWLISPNAVENYTYSPVVQVSQVGYHPAQEKIAVIETDKLDKNPQQVTLLRIENQGGKTEVISKSPQEWGDFLRYKYYQLDFSAIKEPGMYQLQYGDYVTEPFQIAEDVFQRDVWQPTLEYFLPVQMCHMLVNDRYKIWHGRCHLDDARMAPLDHNHFDGYIQASKTFTDFQPGEHVPGLNMGGWHDAGDFDLRVESQASTIQGLSHIYELFNVEYDNTTINQDTKTVDMLQPDGKADILQQIEHGALSVVGGYKALGRFYRGIIVPTNDQYILLGDPVNHSDGIAFDKVFKQDFLENISWGEKGDQDDRWVFTEENPQRELSAAAGLAATARALKDFNPLLAEDCLEIASEVWDITETDNPLHKLELAVELLQTTGEKKYADFLTGNTQLITENINRTGWIVGRAFSQIKNEQFKEEVRTAVKGYLSEVKELEKKTPYGLPYEPDIWGAGWGIQSFGVQQYFLHKNFPEIFPKDYMLHAMNFILGVHPGVNTSSFASGVGSRSLLQAYGINRGDFSFTPGGIGSGTALIRPDFPELLEWPFLWQQTEYVLGGGTTDYLFLILAADNLLSSEN